In one Pseudomonas sp. SG20056 genomic region, the following are encoded:
- a CDS encoding HDOD domain-containing protein, whose protein sequence is MRVMILEDDGWIADLLKQIVLSLRPGSQVICLESVSAALREWQQRPADMLICDWNLPDGPGTRLLEQVRRDNGSTPLVVITGRSDRASVMAVRALKINAFISKPFQATHVAASLETLLPADNGEPPPQPADPHSDLLAYLHSLPSSALQLPLTAPVRDHLLQSFKGEQIDLRKLAGEWQHDPALTARLLAVANSSAYNQAGKPCTSLLEALHKLGAANSLNLALGLALRQCSALDNALLRLFAQAHLDSTEQLIERSTQLARECALNPAPFHTAALLHRMGELCVLYLTQQWQDSGQRFSEAQLMQALDQFSGPFAISIKAQWQLPMQLRELIGACYNLPANNVKRENILMRLAACELNSAPDDPELARLRRLAGLT, encoded by the coding sequence ATGCGCGTCATGATTCTGGAAGACGACGGCTGGATTGCCGATCTGCTCAAACAGATCGTCCTCAGTCTGCGGCCCGGCAGTCAGGTGATATGCCTGGAAAGCGTCAGCGCGGCCCTGCGCGAATGGCAGCAGCGTCCGGCCGACATGCTCATCTGCGACTGGAATCTGCCAGATGGCCCCGGCACTCGCCTGCTCGAACAGGTACGTCGCGACAACGGCAGCACGCCGCTGGTCGTCATCACCGGTCGCTCTGATCGCGCCAGCGTCATGGCCGTGCGTGCCTTGAAGATCAACGCGTTTATCAGCAAGCCCTTCCAAGCCACGCATGTCGCCGCCAGCCTGGAAACCCTGCTGCCTGCAGACAACGGCGAGCCACCACCTCAGCCCGCAGACCCGCACAGCGACCTGCTTGCATACCTGCACAGCCTACCCAGCAGCGCCTTGCAATTACCGCTTACGGCGCCTGTACGCGATCACCTGCTGCAAAGCTTCAAAGGCGAGCAGATTGATCTGCGCAAGCTGGCAGGTGAGTGGCAGCACGACCCGGCACTGACCGCCCGCCTGCTCGCTGTAGCCAACAGCAGCGCCTACAACCAGGCCGGCAAACCCTGCACCAGCCTGCTTGAAGCACTGCACAAGCTCGGCGCGGCCAACAGCCTGAATCTGGCGCTAGGCCTGGCACTGCGCCAATGCAGCGCGCTGGATAACGCTCTGCTGCGGCTGTTTGCCCAGGCGCACCTGGACAGTACCGAGCAACTGATCGAGCGCAGCACCCAGCTCGCGCGCGAATGCGCGCTGAATCCCGCGCCCTTCCATACCGCCGCCCTGCTGCACCGCATGGGCGAACTGTGCGTGCTGTACCTGACGCAGCAGTGGCAAGACAGTGGGCAGCGTTTCAGCGAAGCCCAGCTCATGCAGGCGCTTGACCAATTCAGTGGTCCCTTTGCCATCAGCATCAAGGCACAATGGCAATTGCCAATGCAGCTGCGCGAGCTGATCGGCGCGTGCTACAACCTGCCGGCCAACAACGTCAAACGCGAGAACATCCTCATGCGCCTGGCCGCCTGCGAACTCAACAGTGCACCTGATGACCCCGAGCTGGCTCGCCTGCGCCGGCTGGCAGGGCTGACCTGA
- a CDS encoding PAS domain S-box protein → MLKSFKPNTIHWIVGLGSLGLALFFSVLGGFALNERETLWNLQIAKQHELQNLTLRNSQHELQQQAQLLAETIAADAWLVELVRQAQALQSSNPADAHSLSAIRNQLYSRLAPRWRNLQGIRPFALYVHLAPTAEVLLRVHEPQWFADFPAAQRPMLLDSLNQASTSAGLAANGDSLSMRAIVPLQVESLDGPLNVGALEVSLDVLNNLQQLDRELDAGVALLFKRQAQAPGSSGEVLRAPATERDYWHLAGFSQVQVQHWQAQHRLPAPDAGNTFKLLDDQGRTYLLNQMRLSGYQADPASTGSPVLALTWRDITALYNLHQRDKRWLVIKWLLAWLAAEMLLLLLLLATKHSSQLVMRRHHAELQNKHQQSEEARQLLALITQTQAAYINADNQREAFETLLGRILEVSASQFGFVGEIRYDEAGAPFLRTFAISNIAWDAQSRAFYAAHAPQGLEFRNLDTLFGQVIRSGQMLISNDPSHHPHSAGLPPGHPPLLAFAGLPIHANGELRGMLGLANRTGGYDEQFAAQLQPLLTTLGQLLEALRRDTQRAQTQQRMQRQQAALRALNEIAALPKLSTHEQLRQALQLGSEFYGMPIGIISQIDADTYQVRVQVSPPDTLQDGQCFALGETYCSITLRSNDVLAIAVMGQSEHAAHPCYPLFALESYIGTSVWVAGQRFGTLCFASSEARDRPFDDADEEFMRLFARWVGATLERMRHEEQTREARRFLQAVLDSATGVAIITSDRDGLITLFNSGAERLLGYRSAEVIGRHNPALFHLSEEIEARGRQLSRQLGSEVSGFEVFTRLPDLGEPETRQWTYRRKNGEQRIVNLTVSAMRDAEGVISGYLGIASDINDLHQTTRALQKSESRFRGLVSSLPGAVYRCRNDENWSMSYLSEEMYALSGYPAHDFINNRVRSFSSVVHPDDLPITYRAVAAVERKESFELTYRLLHANGHSVWVREKGRGEYDSHGELQWISGFIWDISDRKAVEDQLRLSQQRFSSAFSTAPQGMALVSLQGQWLEVNEVLCEMLGYSREELLRSSFQQITHPDDVDADLLHIEELLAGEISTYQMEKRYLDSQRRIIWVLMSVSLVRDSNDAPVHFVVQIQDFNERIASEMAIREREDYLRALLDNVLDAIITIDQQGYIETFNHAAERIFGYSHLEVSGHRATLLLPEPQRSMRARYLSHFLKTGIQQMLGKEIELTAMRSTGETFTIELAISQISHQGERRFIAVIRDIEERKRIERMKNEFVSTVSHELRTPLTAIAGSLGLVNGGALGAVPASMQQMLQIAQDNSQRLNLLINDLLDMDKLVAGKMLFELQDEVLQPLLEQAIEENQPYADHYQVQLQLQGPPTQARVRVDKLRLAQVLANLLSNAAKFSPQGQAVNVRVEQHDALIRVSVSDHGPGVPENFQARIFSKFSQADATDTRQKGGTGLGLAISKEIIERMGGKIGFNSSPGHGATFWFELTTLALEAPPESPASPEENRHA, encoded by the coding sequence ATGCTTAAGTCGTTCAAACCCAACACCATTCACTGGATCGTCGGCCTCGGCAGCCTGGGCCTGGCGCTATTTTTCAGTGTGCTCGGCGGCTTTGCTCTCAACGAGCGGGAAACCCTGTGGAACCTGCAAATCGCCAAACAGCACGAGCTGCAGAACCTGACCCTGCGCAACAGCCAGCATGAGCTGCAGCAACAGGCGCAGTTGCTGGCCGAAACCATTGCCGCCGACGCCTGGCTAGTCGAGCTGGTGCGCCAGGCCCAGGCGCTACAGAGCAGCAACCCGGCAGACGCACACAGCCTGAGTGCCATCCGTAATCAGCTGTATTCCCGCCTCGCCCCGCGCTGGCGCAACCTGCAAGGCATTCGCCCATTCGCCCTGTATGTGCACCTGGCGCCTACGGCCGAGGTACTGCTGCGCGTGCATGAGCCGCAGTGGTTTGCCGACTTCCCTGCCGCGCAGCGCCCCATGCTGCTCGATAGCCTGAACCAGGCGTCAACAAGCGCCGGCCTGGCGGCCAATGGCGACAGCCTGAGCATGCGCGCCATCGTCCCGCTGCAGGTGGAAAGCCTTGATGGCCCGCTGAATGTCGGCGCGCTGGAGGTCAGCCTGGATGTGCTGAATAACTTGCAACAGCTGGACCGCGAACTGGATGCCGGGGTCGCCCTGCTGTTCAAACGCCAGGCGCAAGCGCCCGGCAGCAGCGGTGAAGTGCTGCGCGCACCGGCTACCGAGCGTGATTACTGGCACCTGGCCGGGTTTTCCCAGGTGCAGGTGCAGCACTGGCAAGCGCAACATCGCCTGCCCGCCCCGGATGCGGGCAACACCTTCAAGCTACTCGACGATCAAGGCCGCACTTACCTGCTCAACCAGATGCGTTTAAGCGGCTATCAGGCCGACCCGGCCAGCACCGGCAGTCCGGTACTGGCACTGACCTGGCGCGACATCACCGCGCTGTACAACCTGCACCAGCGCGACAAACGCTGGTTGGTCATCAAGTGGCTGCTGGCCTGGCTCGCCGCTGAAATGCTCTTGCTACTGCTGTTGCTGGCCACAAAGCACAGCAGCCAACTGGTCATGCGCCGCCACCACGCCGAGCTGCAGAACAAGCACCAGCAATCCGAAGAGGCGCGCCAGTTGCTGGCATTGATCACCCAGACCCAGGCGGCCTATATCAACGCAGACAACCAGCGTGAGGCTTTCGAGACCCTGCTCGGGCGGATTCTCGAGGTCAGCGCCAGCCAGTTCGGCTTTGTCGGGGAAATCCGTTATGACGAAGCCGGCGCACCTTTTCTGCGCACCTTCGCCATCAGCAATATCGCCTGGGACGCACAAAGCCGCGCCTTCTATGCCGCCCATGCGCCGCAGGGCCTGGAATTTCGCAACCTCGACACCCTGTTCGGCCAGGTGATCCGCAGCGGTCAGATGCTGATCAGCAACGACCCGAGCCATCACCCGCACAGCGCCGGCCTGCCGCCGGGGCATCCACCGTTGCTGGCGTTTGCCGGCCTGCCCATTCACGCCAACGGTGAGCTGCGCGGCATGCTCGGCCTGGCCAACCGCACAGGCGGCTACGACGAACAGTTCGCCGCCCAACTGCAACCACTGCTGACCACCCTCGGCCAGTTACTTGAAGCCCTGCGCCGCGATACCCAGCGCGCGCAGACCCAGCAGCGCATGCAGCGGCAGCAGGCGGCCCTGCGCGCGCTCAACGAGATTGCCGCCCTGCCTAAACTGAGCACCCACGAGCAACTGCGCCAGGCCCTGCAACTGGGGTCCGAGTTCTATGGCATGCCGATCGGCATCATCAGTCAGATCGACGCAGACACCTACCAGGTGAGGGTGCAGGTGTCGCCGCCAGACACCCTGCAGGACGGCCAATGCTTTGCCCTCGGCGAGACCTATTGCAGCATCACCCTGCGCAGCAACGATGTGCTGGCCATTGCCGTGATGGGCCAGAGCGAACATGCCGCCCACCCCTGCTACCCGCTGTTCGCCCTGGAAAGCTATATCGGCACCAGCGTCTGGGTTGCTGGCCAGCGCTTCGGCACCCTGTGTTTCGCTTCAAGCGAGGCCCGCGACAGGCCATTTGACGATGCCGACGAAGAATTCATGCGCCTGTTCGCCCGCTGGGTCGGCGCCACCTTGGAGCGCATGCGCCATGAAGAGCAGACCCGTGAGGCACGACGCTTCCTGCAAGCGGTGCTCGACTCGGCCACCGGTGTGGCGATCATCACCAGTGACCGCGACGGCCTGATCACCCTGTTCAACTCCGGCGCCGAACGCCTGCTGGGTTATCGCAGCGCAGAAGTCATCGGCCGGCATAACCCAGCATTGTTCCACCTGAGCGAGGAAATAGAGGCACGCGGCCGCCAGCTAAGCCGCCAGCTCGGCAGCGAAGTCAGCGGTTTTGAGGTGTTTACCCGGCTCCCCGACCTGGGCGAGCCGGAAACCCGCCAATGGACCTACCGGCGCAAAAACGGCGAGCAACGCATCGTCAACCTCACCGTCAGCGCCATGCGTGATGCCGAAGGGGTGATCAGCGGTTACCTGGGCATCGCCAGCGACATCAACGACCTGCACCAGACCACCCGCGCCCTGCAAAAGAGCGAAAGCCGTTTCCGCGGCCTGGTCAGCAGCCTGCCTGGCGCGGTGTACCGTTGCCGCAATGATGAAAACTGGTCGATGAGCTACCTGAGCGAGGAGATGTATGCGCTCAGCGGCTACCCTGCACACGACTTTATCAACAACCGCGTGCGCAGCTTCTCCAGCGTGGTGCACCCGGATGACCTGCCGATTACCTACCGCGCAGTGGCTGCGGTTGAGCGCAAAGAGTCCTTCGAGCTGACCTACCGCCTGCTGCATGCCAACGGCCACAGCGTCTGGGTACGGGAAAAGGGCCGCGGCGAATACGACAGCCACGGCGAGCTGCAATGGATATCCGGCTTTATCTGGGACATCAGCGACCGCAAGGCCGTGGAAGACCAGCTGCGCCTCAGTCAACAGCGTTTCAGCAGCGCCTTCAGCACCGCCCCCCAGGGCATGGCGCTGGTCTCGCTGCAAGGGCAGTGGCTGGAGGTCAATGAAGTGCTCTGCGAGATGCTCGGCTACAGCCGCGAAGAGCTGCTGCGCAGCAGCTTCCAGCAGATCACCCACCCTGACGACGTGGATGCCGACCTGTTGCATATCGAAGAGCTGCTGGCCGGTGAGATCAGCACCTACCAGATGGAAAAGCGCTACCTGGACAGCCAGAGGCGGATCATCTGGGTGCTGATGAGCGTGTCACTGGTACGCGACAGCAACGATGCGCCGGTGCACTTTGTGGTGCAGATTCAGGACTTCAACGAACGTATCGCATCCGAAATGGCCATCCGTGAGCGCGAGGATTACCTACGAGCTCTGCTCGACAACGTACTGGATGCGATCATCACCATCGATCAGCAGGGCTATATCGAAACCTTCAACCACGCCGCCGAGCGCATCTTCGGTTACAGCCACCTGGAAGTTTCCGGACATCGTGCGACCTTGCTCTTGCCCGAACCACAACGCTCGATGCGCGCCCGCTACCTCAGCCACTTCCTGAAAACCGGCATCCAGCAGATGCTCGGCAAGGAAATCGAGCTGACCGCCATGCGCAGCACTGGCGAGACGTTCACCATCGAACTGGCCATCTCGCAGATCAGCCACCAGGGCGAGCGGCGTTTTATCGCGGTAATTCGTGATATCGAAGAGCGCAAACGCATCGAGCGGATGAAAAACGAATTCGTCTCCACCGTCAGCCATGAACTGCGCACCCCGCTCACCGCGATTGCCGGCTCCCTCGGCCTGGTCAACGGCGGCGCCCTCGGCGCGGTGCCGGCAAGCATGCAGCAGATGCTGCAGATCGCCCAGGACAACAGCCAGCGCCTCAACCTGCTGATCAACGACCTGCTCGACATGGACAAACTGGTGGCTGGCAAGATGCTCTTCGAACTGCAGGACGAAGTGCTGCAACCACTCTTGGAACAGGCCATCGAAGAAAACCAGCCATACGCCGACCACTACCAGGTGCAATTACAGCTGCAAGGGCCGCCGACCCAGGCCCGCGTGCGCGTCGACAAACTGCGCCTGGCCCAGGTGCTGGCCAACCTGCTGTCGAATGCGGCGAAATTCTCGCCCCAGGGGCAGGCCGTGAACGTGCGGGTAGAGCAACACGACGCGCTTATCCGCGTCAGCGTGAGCGACCACGGCCCCGGTGTGCCGGAAAACTTTCAGGCGCGAATTTTCAGCAAATTCTCCCAGGCCGACGCCACCGACACCCGGCAGAAAGGCGGCACCGGCCTGGGCCTGGCGATCAGCAAGGAAATCATCGAACGCATGGGCGGAAAGATCGGTTTCAACTCCAGCCCCGGTCACGGCGCGACTTTCTGGTTCGAACTGACTACCCTGGCCCTAGAGGCGCCGCCCGAATCACCCGCCAGTCCCGAGGAAAATCGGCATGCCTGA
- a CDS encoding response regulator — protein sequence MPELQRILHVEDDPSIQAVAKLALEAVGGFQVLSCSSGQDALDQLQGFAPDFILLDVMMPDMDGPQTLAQIARLIDINQVPVAFMTAKVQPAEIAHYRSLGARDVIIKPFDPMQLAAQVRKIWSLAHE from the coding sequence ATGCCTGAGTTGCAACGCATCTTGCACGTGGAAGACGATCCATCGATCCAGGCCGTGGCCAAGCTGGCACTCGAAGCGGTGGGTGGCTTTCAGGTACTCAGCTGCTCATCCGGCCAGGACGCCCTGGATCAACTGCAGGGCTTTGCCCCGGACTTTATCCTGCTGGATGTAATGATGCCGGACATGGACGGCCCGCAAACCCTGGCGCAGATCGCCCGACTGATCGACATCAATCAGGTGCCAGTGGCCTTTATGACTGCCAAGGTGCAACCGGCGGAAATCGCCCATTACCGCAGCCTCGGCGCCCGCGATGTGATCATCAAACCCTTTGACCCCATGCAGCTGGCCGCGCAGGTGCGCAAGATATGGAGCCTGGCCCATGAGTAA
- a CDS encoding diguanylate cyclase, which translates to MSKGTSTADELQQHLQQLSNAFAVRLQVELPALAQNAERLLHAADPQEQLQHLQSLRDQLHKLAGAAGTFGFSSLGQRARELEQEADQWLETLQKEQQSLQDFSRSLQQLARQQFQAERSQEAATRAVKPPRPNSSARRIYILEDQLSIGENMRLTLNNFGYHAEHFSRISELDAALQEQLPDALIVDVNLPDESLTGLEYAASLQQRLDEPLPLLVITTQDDFATYLEAVRVGAMGFFTKPVDIPQLENRLERCFAQQQGEPYRVLIIDDDRELASRFSLILRGANMLVEMLHEPADIFARMRSFNPEVVLLDVSMPNCTGPELAQIIRMNDDWLRVPIVYLSAETDINRQMNALIKAGDDFVTKPISDNGLIAAVFSRAQRARLLSNALSRDSLTGLLKHADIKEQAAVELERAQRSGKPTSVAMLDIDFFKKVNDSYGHAAGDNVIRALANLLRQRLRRIDSLGRYGGEEFLVVLPDCPSDQALRILDEIRQRFAELQFIAGGQQFSVTLSAGIASTEDAPTGADDLLEKADRALYAAKHNGRNQVR; encoded by the coding sequence ATGAGTAAAGGCACAAGCACCGCCGATGAACTGCAGCAACATCTGCAGCAGTTGAGCAATGCCTTCGCCGTGCGCCTGCAGGTAGAACTGCCCGCCCTCGCACAGAACGCTGAACGCCTATTGCACGCTGCCGACCCGCAGGAGCAGCTCCAGCATCTGCAAAGCCTGCGCGACCAATTGCACAAACTGGCTGGCGCCGCCGGCACCTTCGGTTTCAGCAGCCTCGGCCAGCGCGCCCGTGAGCTGGAACAGGAAGCCGATCAGTGGCTGGAAACCCTGCAGAAGGAACAACAGAGCCTGCAGGACTTCAGCCGCAGCCTGCAGCAACTGGCACGCCAGCAGTTCCAGGCCGAACGCAGCCAGGAGGCTGCTACCCGCGCGGTCAAGCCGCCACGGCCGAACAGCAGTGCGCGGCGTATCTATATCCTCGAAGACCAGCTGTCGATTGGCGAAAACATGCGCCTGACGCTGAACAACTTCGGCTATCACGCCGAACATTTCAGCCGTATCAGTGAGCTCGACGCCGCCCTGCAAGAGCAACTGCCGGACGCGCTGATCGTCGACGTCAACCTGCCCGACGAAAGTCTCACCGGCCTGGAATACGCCGCCAGCCTGCAACAACGCCTGGACGAGCCACTGCCGCTGCTGGTGATCACCACCCAGGACGATTTCGCCACCTACCTGGAAGCCGTGCGCGTCGGCGCCATGGGCTTTTTCACCAAGCCGGTGGACATCCCACAACTGGAAAACCGTCTGGAACGCTGCTTTGCCCAACAACAGGGTGAGCCTTACCGGGTGCTGATCATCGACGACGACCGCGAGCTGGCCAGCCGTTTCAGCCTGATCCTACGCGGCGCCAATATGCTGGTGGAGATGCTCCACGAGCCGGCAGATATCTTCGCCCGCATGCGCAGCTTCAACCCCGAAGTGGTGCTGCTGGACGTGAGCATGCCCAACTGCACCGGCCCGGAACTGGCGCAGATCATCCGCATGAACGACGACTGGCTGCGCGTGCCGATCGTCTATCTGTCGGCGGAAACCGACATCAACCGGCAGATGAATGCCCTGATCAAGGCCGGCGATGATTTCGTCACCAAACCGATTTCCGACAATGGTCTGATTGCCGCCGTGTTCTCCCGTGCCCAGCGTGCACGCCTGCTGAGCAATGCGCTGTCGCGCGACAGCCTCACCGGGCTGCTCAAGCACGCCGATATCAAAGAGCAGGCTGCGGTTGAACTGGAGCGCGCACAACGCAGCGGCAAACCGACCAGCGTGGCGATGCTGGATATCGACTTCTTCAAGAAGGTCAACGACAGCTACGGCCATGCCGCCGGCGACAACGTGATCCGCGCCCTCGCCAACCTGCTGCGCCAACGCCTGCGACGCATCGACAGCCTAGGCCGTTATGGTGGCGAGGAATTCCTCGTGGTGCTGCCGGACTGCCCATCTGACCAGGCGCTGCGTATTCTCGATGAAATCCGCCAGCGCTTTGCCGAGCTGCAGTTTATCGCCGGTGGCCAGCAGTTCTCGGTAACCCTGAGCGCCGGCATCGCCTCCACCGAAGACGCACCGACTGGTGCTGACGACCTGCTGGAGAAAGCCGACCGCGCGCTGTACGCCGCCAAACACAACGGGCGCAATCAGGTGCGCTGA
- a CDS encoding GNAT family N-acetyltransferase: MKPPILIRASSAAQQPLALLLEADPHLPFVQAYLTDGHCYLAERDGVTVGVYVLQARSTGTLELMNIAVAPHCQAQGIGTQLLQHALHSARQLGATRLEVATGSFGHQLTFYQRAGLRVYAIEPDYFLQHYPEPLFEQGLQHKDRLRLAIDF; this comes from the coding sequence ATGAAGCCTCCCATTCTTATCCGCGCGAGCAGCGCGGCGCAGCAGCCGCTGGCCCTGCTGCTCGAAGCCGATCCGCATCTGCCATTTGTGCAGGCTTACCTGACGGACGGTCACTGCTACCTCGCCGAGCGCGATGGCGTGACCGTCGGCGTCTATGTACTGCAAGCACGCAGTACCGGCACACTGGAGCTGATGAATATCGCCGTAGCGCCACACTGCCAGGCCCAGGGCATCGGTACGCAACTGCTGCAACATGCCCTGCACAGCGCCAGGCAGCTGGGCGCTACACGCCTGGAAGTGGCCACCGGCAGCTTCGGCCATCAGTTGACCTTCTACCAGCGCGCGGGCCTGCGGGTATATGCCATCGAGCCAGACTATTTCCTCCAGCATTACCCCGAACCATTGTTCGAACAGGGCCTGCAGCATAAGGATCGCCTGCGTTTGGCCATCGACTTCTAG
- a CDS encoding FAD-binding oxidoreductase, producing MFKQSAQHIGTYYAGTYPGAIPLRPRLQEALRCDVLIIGGGFSGLHTALRLALAGKKVVLLEASRLAWAASGRNGGQALPGWSCDMPPFEKALGLERARRLWDSMVWAAEEMRELPERHNFDIDYRTGAIYTAVLPRRMRQLQDSLEEAEQKYGYTQLSFIPKEELPQWIASPRYLAALHDSGAAHLNPLKLAQGLADAIEKAGGKIFEQSKALEYHETAEGYVARTEHGEVRSDVLVLACNAYIDKLDPQLSKRLLPVGSYQVATAPLDPELARSLFPRGTCAIDNQFVPDYFRVTPDNRLLFGGGCTYLGGIPADVPAATRPYLERVFPQLRGVQIDYGWGGHIDCTMQRTPDVGRSGQKYWLQGFSGHGILPTLAAARAVSDAILGDTDLLELYQGLSNPRFPGGDLLAAPIEAVGKAWYRLRDVI from the coding sequence ATGTTCAAACAATCCGCCCAGCACATCGGCACCTACTACGCCGGCACCTACCCCGGCGCCATCCCGCTGCGCCCGCGCCTGCAGGAAGCGTTGCGATGCGATGTGCTGATTATCGGCGGTGGTTTCAGCGGCCTGCACACGGCGCTGCGCCTGGCCCTGGCGGGTAAAAAAGTGGTGCTGCTGGAGGCCAGTCGCCTGGCCTGGGCCGCCTCCGGACGCAACGGCGGTCAGGCGCTACCGGGTTGGTCGTGCGATATGCCGCCATTTGAGAAGGCATTAGGCCTGGAGCGCGCCCGGCGCCTGTGGGACAGCATGGTCTGGGCCGCCGAGGAAATGCGTGAACTGCCCGAGCGGCACAACTTCGATATCGATTACCGCACCGGCGCGATCTATACCGCCGTGCTGCCGCGCCGTATGCGCCAGTTGCAGGACAGCCTGGAAGAAGCCGAGCAGAAGTACGGCTATACGCAGCTGAGCTTTATCCCCAAGGAAGAATTGCCGCAGTGGATCGCCAGCCCACGCTACCTGGCCGCCCTGCATGACAGCGGCGCCGCGCACCTCAACCCGCTGAAACTCGCCCAGGGCCTGGCCGATGCCATCGAGAAGGCTGGCGGCAAAATCTTCGAGCAGAGCAAGGCGCTCGAATACCACGAAACCGCCGAAGGCTATGTAGCGCGTACTGAGCACGGCGAGGTGCGCAGCGACGTGCTGGTACTGGCCTGCAATGCCTATATCGACAAGCTCGATCCGCAACTGTCGAAACGCCTGCTGCCGGTCGGTTCCTACCAGGTCGCCACTGCGCCACTGGACCCGGAGCTGGCGCGCTCGCTGTTCCCGCGCGGCACCTGCGCCATCGACAACCAGTTCGTGCCCGACTATTTCCGCGTCACCCCGGACAACCGCCTGCTGTTCGGCGGCGGCTGCACCTACCTTGGCGGCATCCCGGCGGACGTGCCGGCGGCCACCCGGCCTTATCTGGAGCGGGTCTTCCCGCAACTACGCGGCGTACAGATCGACTACGGCTGGGGCGGGCATATCGACTGCACCATGCAGCGCACCCCGGATGTCGGCCGCAGCGGGCAGAAGTACTGGCTGCAGGGCTTCTCCGGCCACGGCATCCTGCCGACCTTGGCTGCCGCCCGCGCAGTCAGCGACGCGATCCTCGGTGACACCGACCTGCTTGAGCTGTACCAGGGCCTGAGCAACCCACGCTTCCCCGGCGGTGATCTGCTGGCGGCGCCGATCGAAGCCGTCGGCAAGGCCTGGTATCGCCTGCGCGATGTGATTTAA
- a CDS encoding helix-turn-helix domain-containing protein has translation MDMQEEVEGLAILIRDLRKHKNLTLGELAARIDRSVGFLSQVERGLSRPTVADLTAISETLGVPTTYFYSLSKPRDVPWVTRPGERRTLYYAGGITDVLASPTMAGGFSMLESRLDPGATSGDGHLNDSSEQGGFVLEGELTIWYGDAAEPVTLGPNDSFQLPPHAQFRYANLSDSPTRVLWVFT, from the coding sequence ATGGATATGCAGGAAGAAGTCGAAGGTCTGGCGATCCTGATCCGCGACCTGCGCAAGCACAAGAACCTCACCCTGGGTGAGCTGGCCGCGCGCATCGACCGTTCCGTGGGCTTTCTCTCCCAGGTCGAGCGCGGCCTGTCGCGCCCAACCGTGGCTGACCTCACCGCGATCAGCGAAACCCTCGGCGTGCCGACCACCTATTTCTACAGCCTGAGCAAGCCGCGCGACGTGCCCTGGGTCACCCGTCCCGGCGAGCGCCGCACCCTGTATTACGCCGGTGGCATCACCGATGTACTGGCCTCACCGACCATGGCTGGCGGCTTCTCCATGCTCGAAAGCCGTTTGGACCCGGGCGCCACCAGCGGCGACGGGCACTTGAACGACAGCTCCGAACAAGGCGGCTTTGTCCTCGAAGGCGAGCTGACCATCTGGTACGGCGACGCCGCAGAGCCAGTCACCCTCGGCCCGAACGACAGCTTCCAGTTACCGCCGCACGCGCAGTTTCGCTACGCCAACCTTTCCGATTCCCCCACACGAGTGCTCTGGGTCTTCACCTGA